The nucleotide sequence ATGCTTTGCAGATGGCTCGGCAAGTCAACTTGCACATAATTTCCAAGTTGCGCCATGATTCAGCATTATACATCCCTTATGAAAATCCTGACTCTAGTAAACGCTCTCGTCGTAAATATGCGGAGAAGCTAGACTATCGTAATATACCTAACACATATTTATGTAAAAGTGCTATTGAAGATGAGATTCAAACTGATATTTATCAAGCCACTCTCCTTCACAAAGAATTTTCCCAGGCTCTGAATGTAGTAATTTTGGTTAAAATCAATCTTAAAACTAATACTCGTAGCCATGTAATTCTTTTTTCTAGCGACCTAACTCTGTCATTTGAAAAAATCATCGACTATTACAAACTCCGTTTTCAAATCGAGTTTAATTTTAGGGATGCCAAGCAGTTTTGGGGATTGGAAGATTTTATGAACCTGAGCCAAACTGCCGTGACTAATGCTTCTAATTTAGCATTTTTTATGGTCAATTTATCCCACCATCTTCTTGCTGATTTCCGTCAACTCAATCCCGGTTCCGGCATTATTGATCTTAAGGCTTACCATCGTGGTTTTCGATATGTTCGTGAAATGTTAAAAATGCTTCCCGAAATCCCTGACCCTATTTTATTAACCCAGATTTTTGCCAAGCTTACTGCTTTAGGACGTATTCATCCCGTTTCCATCGGTGTTGAACCCTCGTAAATTGGCAGAGGTATTGAGGTAATACCAGCAGATTCTAGTTTGGGTTGTGGTAATGGAGATTGGGATTGAGTCATTATCAGTTAGGATTGTTGTACAGCAGGTAATTTTGACATTTGCAAAACACTGTCTGACCAAATACCAAGTTCTTGAATAATCTGGTTTTTAGCATCTGTGTCATTCCAGGCTTGTTCCCAGTTAAACAGCCAGCGTGTGAGAAACCTTCCTAAGTTCGCTAACTGAAAAGCATTGTCAATATCTATATCTGGGGCTATCCACTCAGAAAATACATAGTCTCTCTAATCAGGCTTTTGACCACATCCTCATGCGTAGAGTCAGTGAAAAGTTGACTTATCCGTGCTAAATTAGTTGCCAATTTTCCCAATCTAACAGGGATACTATCTTGCACAAAGATTTCTTGCTCATAAGTTAAGCCACTATTCATCCCAGAAACTCCATAATAATTTGGGCAACAATTTCTCTAATCTTAACGTCCATAATTTCCATTGAACGATTCTGTCGGGGACGGAGATTAACCATAGACTCATAGATTATCTGTTGTGTATCAGGTCTGAAACTAGCAGCCCAAATATCCTCCTGCTTACTGCCATTTTCTAGCAACGCCTGTTCACAGTAAAAGTGCATTTCACCTCCCCCAGCCAAAATCCGATGCTCAATATCTACCGCTACCTTAATATAAAACTTTAACTCTTGTAGCATCTGTTCAATTTGCTCTCCGGTGTAGCACGAACTCTAATAATCTCAATCAAAAAACTTACTCCTATTAAACATACGCTTGCCCTGGCTATCTTGCCTAATTACAGCAGCCTCAGCTATCAACAGTAATACCCAATTGGTGCAGAGCTTTGTAACTAAATTTTCTACTTACTGCAACTGGCAATACGCTGTATATCTGTATTTAAGCATGATTAATCGAAGTAATTAATTTGCAGCTTACCGCTGCATGGGAGAGATGTTATATTCTCTCCACCATGCCAGTAATTAATCTTGCCGATATTCAACAAATTACTAAAACACAGCAACAAGTCCTATTAGCCAGTCAAAATATCATCAAATCGCTCTGCCTTTAACCCTATAGTTGCAGATAATTTCTCTTTGGTGATGAGACAACTATTTTAGGACTTCCTGTAGAACCTTTATTAAATGCCTATCCTCAAATTGCTCAGTGGGTTTATCAAATACAGGAACTTGCACCAGAAATTTTTAAATCTCGGAAAAAGTTATTAGTCGATAATCCAGTAATGCACCTCTTGCAATTACTGACGATAAGCACTTTATTCAAGTATTAACAAATATAGCATTTAAACAAGGTATTTCCCAGGCTTTATGAATGGGCTATACGCCATCCACATTTAAGCTGGCAAGACCGGGTAAAGTTGTGGACTACGGCTAGACAATACTCAGTATTCCTAACCAAATGCAACTCGTAATTTTAGCATTACATCCTGTTAAACCAGCCCAAAGATTAAATGTACGCTGGAATAAAAAAGATCAGATGCAGACTGAAAAATGGTTAATTAAACTATTGAGTCAATCTCCAGATAACAAATCACAATCAAATATAGCTATTCATGAGTTATCGTCAATGGTCAATTTAGATGATATTTCTGAAGTCAGTATTTAAGAGGCTAATGCCTCTGCCATTGGCAAATGCTTATTACAGATAACACCAATGGTACTCAAATCAACTGTTGAACATGGATGGTTATTATCAAAACTACTGAAATTAGATGATGAATATCAAGGTAGGTGGGAGCAATGGCGATGGACAATGGAAACTGGAGAACTACCTAAAGAAATACCACAAACTGAGTTTTTAGACTTAGGACATCCTCAAGTTTTACAGATGCTCTCAAGCTGTCTGCAATCTATTTCTACAGGTGGATGTGGCAGTCCTTCCAGATTTATTCCCTATTTCACTGACTGGTTACTTTATGCTCTAGGGCATCCCAGCATTGCTAAATTACCTCATGAGCCAGAGGGATGTAACGGTGCGAGTAATCGTCTTATTCAAGAACTGGAACTGAAGCTTTTGATTTCTTGTCCCTTCGATTACTTTGGTCATTTGTTGGCTGCTAATGGTTACGGACAATCAAGAGCTAAATTCTATCCTACTCCTACTTGGACAGCCAGGACAATGGCTATTGCAGCAGTTGACAGTTCTGCTGCAATAGCACCATTTCATATATATGAACCAGCACTTGGTACAGGAAGATTAGCATTGGAAATGTCCAATTATGCTATCAGTTTGACAGGCTGGGAATGCGATTTACTACTAATAAAAATAGCAAGTTTAAACTTCATGCTTTACGCTCCCTACTTGGCATTGCCTATTCCTAGTTTGGGTGGAGATTTAGTCATCGGAGATACGCTGACTGGCAAGGGTATTTCTTTTATCCGAGCAAATTTAAAGTATGAAACTCCCGCATCAACACCTAAACCGAAGCTAAATAATAGTTTGCTGATTAATGGTATCAAATATGAAAATACTAAAGCAGAAAATATGTTGCAAGGAAGTTTATTTTGATGAAAAATAAAATTGCTGAATGGCAACAACTATTTCAAAATTGTGTCAGTAATCCTCCTCTGCCAATTTCCTTGCCTACTGTAGCACTTGCCAATCCTCCCTATTGCAAAATTAATCTCACTTCCGATTCAGAACTAGCCCGATTTGAGATGGCTTATAAATGGATACAACA is from Nostoc cf. commune SO-36 and encodes:
- a CDS encoding transposase, translated to MFDILSLLQCLLPQINVTTMRQLNQIILAMLAMSGRVTMLGISRWTGAGGSYRTMLRFFGTVIPWATLFWLFFRKHLWRENEVYLLAGDEVVVSKSGKQTYGLDRFFSSLASKPILGLSFFALSLVSVEGRQSFPIQIEQIIKSDNQTNSTPPIQKVKPKEKRGRGRPKGSKNKNKAEVILTSELLLIQKMINSLFKLVGNFIPLTYLVVDGHFGNNNALQMARQVNLHIISKLRHDSALYIPYENPDSSKRSRRKYAEKLDYRNIPNTYLCKSAIEDEIQTDIYQATLLHKEFSQALNVVILVKINLKTNTRSHVILFSSDLTLSFEKIIDYYKLRFQIEFNFRDAKQFWGLEDFMNLSQTAVTNASNLAFFMVNLSHHLLADFRQLNPGSGIIDLKAYHRGFRYVREMLKMLPEIPDPILLTQIFAKLTALGRIHPVSIGVEPS
- a CDS encoding DUF5674 family protein, which codes for MLQELKFYIKVAVDIEHRILAGGGEMHFYCEQALLENGSKQEDIWAASFRPDTQQIIYESMVNLRPRQNRSMEIMDVKIREIVAQIIMEFLG